In Glycine max cultivar Williams 82 chromosome 7, Glycine_max_v4.0, whole genome shotgun sequence, a single window of DNA contains:
- the LOC100819722 gene encoding RNA polymerase II C-terminal domain phosphatase-like 1 isoform X2 codes for MRMYKSVVYQGEVVVGEVDVYPEENNNYKNFHVKEIRISHFSQPSERCPPLAVLHTVTSCGVCFKMESKTQQQDGLFQLHSLCIRENKTAVMPLGGEEIHLVAMHSRNVDRPCFWGFIVALGLYDSCLVMLNLRCLGIVFDLDETLIVANTMRSFEDRIDALQRKINSEVDPQRISGMQAEVKRYQDDKNILKQYAENDQVVDNGRVIKVQSEIVPALSDSHQPIVRPLIRLQDKNIILTRINPQIRDTSVLVRLRPAWEDLRSYLTARGRKRFEVYVCTMAERDYALEMWRLLDPDSNLINSKELLGRIVCVKSGLKKSLFNVFQDGLCHPKMALVIDDRLKVWDEKDQPRVHVVPAFAPYYAPQAEASNTIPVLCVARNVACNVRGGFFKDFDDGLLQKIPQIAYEDDIKDIPSPPDVSNYLVSEDDGSISNGHRDPFLFDGMADAEVERKLKDALSAASTIPVTTANLDPRLTSLQYTMVPSGSVPPPTAQASMMPFPHVQFPQPATLVKPMGQAAPSEPSLHSSPAREEGEVPESELDPDTRRRLLILQHGQDTRDHASAEPPFPVRHPVQTSAPHVPSSRGVWFPAEEEIGSQPLNRVVPKEFPVDSGPLGIAKPRPHHPSFFSKVESSISSDRILHDSHQRLPKEMYHRDDRPRLNHMLSSYRSFSDTPVAVLQEIALKCGTKVDFISSLVASTELQFSMEAWFSGKKIGHRVGRTRKEAQNKAAEDSIKHLADIYLSSAKDEPGSTYGDVSGFPNVNDSGYMGIASSLGNQPLSKEDSASFSTASPSRVLDPRLDVSKRSMGSISSLKELCMMEGLDVNFLSAPAPVSTNSVQKDEVHAQVEIDGKVFGKGIGLTWDEAKMQAAEKALGSLRSKLGQSIQKRQSSPRPHQGFSNKRLKQEYPRPMQRMPSSARYPRNAPPIP; via the exons atgagaatgtaTAAATCGGTGGTGTACCAGGGGGAGGTGGTGGTGGGTGAGGTAGATGTATACCCAGAAGagaacaacaactacaagaactTCCATGTGAAGGAAATCAGAATAAGCCACTTCTCGCAACCTAGTGAGAGGTGTCCCCCACTTGCTGTGCTTCACACTGTTACTTCGTGTGGTGTTTGCTTCAAAATGGAGTCAAAGACTCAGCAGCAGGACGGCCTCTTTCAATTGCACTCCTTGTGTATCAGAGAGAACAAG ACTGCTGTAATGCCACTGGGTGGGGAGGAAATACATTTGGTTGCAATGCATTCACGGAATGTCGATAGACCATGCTTCTGGGGATTTATTGTTGCCTTGGGACTTTACGATTCATGTCTTGTGATGCTAAATCTTAGATGTTTGGGTATAGTGTTTGATCTGGACGAAACACTCATTGTAGCAAATACAATGCGATCATTTGAGGATCGAATTGATGCACTCCAGAGAAAAATAAACTCTGAAGTAGATCCACAGAGAATTTCCGGTATGCAGGCAGAGGTCAAGCGCTACCAAGATGACAAGAATATATTGAAGCAATATGCTGAAAATGATCAGGTTGTTGATAATGGTAGAGTGATAAAAGTTCAATCTGAGATTGTTCCGGCATTATCTGACAGTCATCAGCCTATAGTTCGGCCACTGATACGGTTACAGGATAAGAACATTATTCTGACGCGCATCAATCCACAg ATTCGTGATACGAGTGTTCTTGTGAGGTTGAGACCTGCATGGGAAGATCTTCGGAGCTACTTGACTGCAAGAGGGCGCAAGCGTTTTGAGGTTTATGTCTGCACAATGGCTGAAAGGGACTATGCACTAGAAATGTGGAGACTTCTTGATCCAGattcaaatttgataaattcTAAAGAACTATTAGGTCGCATTGTATGCGTTAAGTCTG GTTTGAAGAAGTCATTGTTCAATGTCTTCCAAGATGGTTTATGCCATCCAAAGATGGCATTGGTAATTGATGATCGCTTGAAAGTGTGGGATGAGAAGGATCAACCTCGGGTGCATGTTGTCCCTGCATTTGCTCCATACTATGCTCCTCAAGCTGaa GCAAGCAATACTATCCCTGTCCTATGTGTTGCAAGAAATGTTGCTTGCAATGTTAGGGGTGGCTTCTTTAA GGATTTTGATGATGGTCTTTTACAAAAGATTCCTCAAATTGCCTATGAAGATGATATCAAAGATATACCTTCTCCTCCTGATGTGAGCAATTATCTAGTTTCAGAG GATGATGGCTCTATTTCCAATGGACACCGAGATCCATTCTTGTTTGATGGCATGGCAGATGCCGAggtagaaagaaaattaaag GATGCACTATCGGCAGCTTCAACTATCCCTGTGACAACTGCTAATCTAGATCCCAGGCTCACTTCTCTTCAGTACACAATGGTGCCTTCTGGTTCAGTTCCTCCTCCAACAGCACAAGCATCTATGATGCCATTTCCCCATGTACAGTTCCCTCAACCTGCTACACTAGTAAAGCCAATGGGTCAAGCTGCCCCTTCCGAACCTAGCTTGCATAGCTCTCCTGCTAGAGAAGAAGGTGAAGTACCTGAATCAGAATTAGACCCAGATACAAGGCGTAGGCTTCTCATATTGCAACATGGACAAGACACCAGGGATCATGCATCTGCTGAGCCTCCATTTCCTGTTAGACATCCTGTGCAAACCTCTGCTCCTCATGTTCCATCATCACGGGGGGTTTGGTTTCCTGCAGAAGAGGAGATTGGTTCACAGCCACTAAACCGGGTAGTACCTAAAGAATTTCCTGTAGATTCTGGTCCATTGGGTATTGCAAAGCCCCGGCCTCATCATCCCTCCTTTTTCTCTAAGGTTGAAAGTTCTATTTCATCTGATAGAATTCTCCATGACAGCCACCAAAGATTGCCAAAGGAG ATGTATCACAGAGATGATCGCCCAAGATTAAACCATATGCTCTCTAGTTATCGTTCTTTTTCTG ATACTCCAGTTGCAGTACTACAGGAAATTGCACTGAAGTGTGGAACTAAG GTGGACTTTATTTCATCTCTGGTTGCAAGCACTGAACTGCAGTTCTCCATGGAG gcatggttttctggaaaaaaaattggtcaCAGAGTTGGCAGAACTAGAAAGGAAGCTCAAAATAAGGCTGCTGAGGATTCTATCAAACATTTGGCAG ATATATATTTGTCTAGTGCCAAGGATGAGCCTGGTTCTACATATGGCGATGTGAGTGGGTTTCCTAATGTAAATGACAGTGGTTACATGGGTATTGCCAGCTCTCTTGGTAATCAGCCATTGTCTAAAGAGGATTCAGCTTCATTTTCAACTGCATCTCCATCAAGAGTTTTAGATCCTAGGTTGGATGTCTCTAAGAGGTCAATGGGTTCAATCTCTTCCCTGAAAGAATTg TGCATGATGGAGGGTCTTGATGTCAATTTTCTATCTGCACCTGCTCCAGTGTCAACAAATTCAGTTCAGAAAGATGAAGTACACGCACAG gTTGAAATAGATGGCAAGGTCTTTGGTAAAGGTATTGGATTAACATGGGATGAGGCTAAAATGCAG GCTGCCGAGAAGGCACTTGGAAGTCTAAGATCAAAGCTTGGCCAAAGCATTCAGAAACGGCAGAGCTCTCCCAG GCCACATCAGGGATTTTCAAATAAAC
- the LOC100819722 gene encoding RNA polymerase II C-terminal domain phosphatase-like 1 isoform X1 translates to MRMYKSVVYQGEVVVGEVDVYPEENNNYKNFHVKEIRISHFSQPSERCPPLAVLHTVTSCGVCFKMESKTQQQDGLFQLHSLCIRENKTAVMPLGGEEIHLVAMHSRNVDRPCFWGFIVALGLYDSCLVMLNLRCLGIVFDLDETLIVANTMRSFEDRIDALQRKINSEVDPQRISGMQAEVKRYQDDKNILKQYAENDQVVDNGRVIKVQSEIVPALSDSHQPIVRPLIRLQDKNIILTRINPQIRDTSVLVRLRPAWEDLRSYLTARGRKRFEVYVCTMAERDYALEMWRLLDPDSNLINSKELLGRIVCVKSGLKKSLFNVFQDGLCHPKMALVIDDRLKVWDEKDQPRVHVVPAFAPYYAPQAEASNTIPVLCVARNVACNVRGGFFKDFDDGLLQKIPQIAYEDDIKDIPSPPDVSNYLVSEDDGSISNGHRDPFLFDGMADAEVERKLKDALSAASTIPVTTANLDPRLTSLQYTMVPSGSVPPPTAQASMMPFPHVQFPQPATLVKPMGQAAPSEPSLHSSPAREEGEVPESELDPDTRRRLLILQHGQDTRDHASAEPPFPVRHPVQTSAPHVPSSRGVWFPAEEEIGSQPLNRVVPKEFPVDSGPLGIAKPRPHHPSFFSKVESSISSDRILHDSHQRLPKEMYHRDDRPRLNHMLSSYRSFSGDDIPFSRSFSSHRDLDSESGHSVLHADTPVAVLQEIALKCGTKVDFISSLVASTELQFSMEAWFSGKKIGHRVGRTRKEAQNKAAEDSIKHLADIYLSSAKDEPGSTYGDVSGFPNVNDSGYMGIASSLGNQPLSKEDSASFSTASPSRVLDPRLDVSKRSMGSISSLKELCMMEGLDVNFLSAPAPVSTNSVQKDEVHAQVEIDGKVFGKGIGLTWDEAKMQAAEKALGSLRSKLGQSIQKRQSSPRPHQGFSNKRLKQEYPRPMQRMPSSARYPRNAPPIP, encoded by the exons atgagaatgtaTAAATCGGTGGTGTACCAGGGGGAGGTGGTGGTGGGTGAGGTAGATGTATACCCAGAAGagaacaacaactacaagaactTCCATGTGAAGGAAATCAGAATAAGCCACTTCTCGCAACCTAGTGAGAGGTGTCCCCCACTTGCTGTGCTTCACACTGTTACTTCGTGTGGTGTTTGCTTCAAAATGGAGTCAAAGACTCAGCAGCAGGACGGCCTCTTTCAATTGCACTCCTTGTGTATCAGAGAGAACAAG ACTGCTGTAATGCCACTGGGTGGGGAGGAAATACATTTGGTTGCAATGCATTCACGGAATGTCGATAGACCATGCTTCTGGGGATTTATTGTTGCCTTGGGACTTTACGATTCATGTCTTGTGATGCTAAATCTTAGATGTTTGGGTATAGTGTTTGATCTGGACGAAACACTCATTGTAGCAAATACAATGCGATCATTTGAGGATCGAATTGATGCACTCCAGAGAAAAATAAACTCTGAAGTAGATCCACAGAGAATTTCCGGTATGCAGGCAGAGGTCAAGCGCTACCAAGATGACAAGAATATATTGAAGCAATATGCTGAAAATGATCAGGTTGTTGATAATGGTAGAGTGATAAAAGTTCAATCTGAGATTGTTCCGGCATTATCTGACAGTCATCAGCCTATAGTTCGGCCACTGATACGGTTACAGGATAAGAACATTATTCTGACGCGCATCAATCCACAg ATTCGTGATACGAGTGTTCTTGTGAGGTTGAGACCTGCATGGGAAGATCTTCGGAGCTACTTGACTGCAAGAGGGCGCAAGCGTTTTGAGGTTTATGTCTGCACAATGGCTGAAAGGGACTATGCACTAGAAATGTGGAGACTTCTTGATCCAGattcaaatttgataaattcTAAAGAACTATTAGGTCGCATTGTATGCGTTAAGTCTG GTTTGAAGAAGTCATTGTTCAATGTCTTCCAAGATGGTTTATGCCATCCAAAGATGGCATTGGTAATTGATGATCGCTTGAAAGTGTGGGATGAGAAGGATCAACCTCGGGTGCATGTTGTCCCTGCATTTGCTCCATACTATGCTCCTCAAGCTGaa GCAAGCAATACTATCCCTGTCCTATGTGTTGCAAGAAATGTTGCTTGCAATGTTAGGGGTGGCTTCTTTAA GGATTTTGATGATGGTCTTTTACAAAAGATTCCTCAAATTGCCTATGAAGATGATATCAAAGATATACCTTCTCCTCCTGATGTGAGCAATTATCTAGTTTCAGAG GATGATGGCTCTATTTCCAATGGACACCGAGATCCATTCTTGTTTGATGGCATGGCAGATGCCGAggtagaaagaaaattaaag GATGCACTATCGGCAGCTTCAACTATCCCTGTGACAACTGCTAATCTAGATCCCAGGCTCACTTCTCTTCAGTACACAATGGTGCCTTCTGGTTCAGTTCCTCCTCCAACAGCACAAGCATCTATGATGCCATTTCCCCATGTACAGTTCCCTCAACCTGCTACACTAGTAAAGCCAATGGGTCAAGCTGCCCCTTCCGAACCTAGCTTGCATAGCTCTCCTGCTAGAGAAGAAGGTGAAGTACCTGAATCAGAATTAGACCCAGATACAAGGCGTAGGCTTCTCATATTGCAACATGGACAAGACACCAGGGATCATGCATCTGCTGAGCCTCCATTTCCTGTTAGACATCCTGTGCAAACCTCTGCTCCTCATGTTCCATCATCACGGGGGGTTTGGTTTCCTGCAGAAGAGGAGATTGGTTCACAGCCACTAAACCGGGTAGTACCTAAAGAATTTCCTGTAGATTCTGGTCCATTGGGTATTGCAAAGCCCCGGCCTCATCATCCCTCCTTTTTCTCTAAGGTTGAAAGTTCTATTTCATCTGATAGAATTCTCCATGACAGCCACCAAAGATTGCCAAAGGAG ATGTATCACAGAGATGATCGCCCAAGATTAAACCATATGCTCTCTAGTTATCGTTCTTTTTCTG GTGATGATATCCCCTTTAGTAGGTCATTTTCCAGCCACAGGGATCTTGACTCTGAATCTGGCCATTCTGTATTGCATGCAGATACTCCAGTTGCAGTACTACAGGAAATTGCACTGAAGTGTGGAACTAAG GTGGACTTTATTTCATCTCTGGTTGCAAGCACTGAACTGCAGTTCTCCATGGAG gcatggttttctggaaaaaaaattggtcaCAGAGTTGGCAGAACTAGAAAGGAAGCTCAAAATAAGGCTGCTGAGGATTCTATCAAACATTTGGCAG ATATATATTTGTCTAGTGCCAAGGATGAGCCTGGTTCTACATATGGCGATGTGAGTGGGTTTCCTAATGTAAATGACAGTGGTTACATGGGTATTGCCAGCTCTCTTGGTAATCAGCCATTGTCTAAAGAGGATTCAGCTTCATTTTCAACTGCATCTCCATCAAGAGTTTTAGATCCTAGGTTGGATGTCTCTAAGAGGTCAATGGGTTCAATCTCTTCCCTGAAAGAATTg TGCATGATGGAGGGTCTTGATGTCAATTTTCTATCTGCACCTGCTCCAGTGTCAACAAATTCAGTTCAGAAAGATGAAGTACACGCACAG gTTGAAATAGATGGCAAGGTCTTTGGTAAAGGTATTGGATTAACATGGGATGAGGCTAAAATGCAG GCTGCCGAGAAGGCACTTGGAAGTCTAAGATCAAAGCTTGGCCAAAGCATTCAGAAACGGCAGAGCTCTCCCAG GCCACATCAGGGATTTTCAAATAAAC